The proteins below come from a single Roseiflexus sp. RS-1 genomic window:
- a CDS encoding glycosyltransferase, with protein sequence MGAPLTILYVTGYGAHAWALHTPQFLARRGHRVSMACPTDSPMERLARQAGMEVHGWKAPLRLTETGSIAGAVNALYRLFRRQRPDVVVSYALPISLWARLAARLAGVPVRLFKPPSLWDLELPYYRIAEYSTAWMDSAILASSRALVRYYRRVPLMRTPVMLSYYGFPLERFDPSLDGGGIRHEFGIPSTAPVVTLVAHLIPPIRRFDPHYGIKGHEVLIRAARDVVARLPETRFLIVGAEPEGAARGAYEARLKQLAHDHGVDRHVIFTGKRTDIPAILAASDVAAVPSLSENVGGAVEPLLMERPVVASAVGGLPDVVRDGETGYLIPPRDPGALADALLHTLTLPAAARRAMGRRGRAIVQELFDINCVALTEERIFYRLRGEPVCATSAL encoded by the coding sequence ATGGGCGCGCCGCTGACCATTCTGTATGTCACCGGCTATGGCGCCCACGCATGGGCGTTGCATACGCCACAATTTCTGGCGCGTCGCGGTCACCGGGTCTCGATGGCATGCCCGACCGATTCGCCGATGGAACGCCTGGCACGGCAGGCTGGCATGGAGGTGCATGGCTGGAAGGCGCCACTCCGCCTGACAGAAACCGGTTCCATAGCAGGCGCCGTCAACGCGCTCTACCGCCTGTTTCGGCGGCAGCGCCCGGATGTAGTGGTGTCCTATGCGCTGCCGATCAGCCTGTGGGCGCGGCTGGCGGCGCGGCTGGCAGGCGTGCCGGTGCGCCTGTTCAAGCCGCCGAGCCTGTGGGATCTGGAACTGCCCTATTATCGCATCGCAGAGTACAGCACCGCCTGGATGGACAGCGCGATCCTGGCGTCGAGCCGCGCGCTGGTGCGCTACTATCGGCGGGTGCCGCTTATGCGCACGCCGGTGATGTTGAGTTACTACGGTTTTCCGCTCGAACGGTTTGATCCATCGCTGGATGGGGGAGGCATCCGTCACGAGTTCGGCATCCCTTCCACAGCGCCGGTTGTGACGCTGGTCGCGCATCTGATTCCTCCCATTCGGCGCTTCGACCCGCACTATGGCATCAAGGGGCACGAGGTGCTGATCCGGGCGGCGCGCGACGTAGTGGCGCGTCTGCCGGAGACACGCTTCCTGATCGTCGGCGCGGAACCGGAAGGCGCTGCACGAGGCGCATATGAGGCGCGTTTGAAGCAACTGGCGCACGATCATGGTGTTGATCGCCATGTCATCTTTACCGGAAAACGCACCGATATTCCGGCGATCCTTGCGGCGAGTGATGTGGCGGCCGTGCCATCGCTCTCGGAGAATGTCGGCGGCGCGGTCGAACCGTTGCTGATGGAGCGACCGGTGGTTGCCAGCGCCGTCGGCGGGTTGCCCGACGTGGTGCGCGACGGTGAAACCGGCTACCTGATTCCGCCGCGTGATCCGGGAGCGCTGGCGGATGCGTTGCTGCATACCCTGACCCTGCCTGCTGCTGCGCGACGCGCGATGGGACGCAGGGGACGGGCCATCGTCCAGGAATTGTTCGACATCAATTGCGTGGCGCTGACCGAAGAGCGTATCTTTTACCGTCTGCGAGGCGAACCGGTATGTGCGACCTCAGCATTGTAA
- a CDS encoding glycosyltransferase family 2 protein, which produces MCDLSIVIVNWNTRDLLHACLASLPEAARSLACEIIVVDNASTDGSVEMVRTTFPHVRLIALPENVGFARANNLGFAQAQGRYFLLLNPDTWLPSGALDDMVALMDQMPDTGILGPRLLNADGSLQPSCSHFPTLLNIALESWGISRLAPQNQWLARFKMTYWGHDDARDVDQPSGACLLVRREAWQSAGPLDERFFMYFEEVDLCWRVRRAGWRIRFTPTPQITHYGGQSSLQNLDARITQRYASLLIFFRKHYGALTTGALCVALAPAILLRACLTTVRAMLAGQRRQWDYAVQYWRVTAYVCRLAIGMQ; this is translated from the coding sequence ATGTGCGACCTCAGCATTGTAATCGTCAACTGGAACACCCGCGACCTTCTGCACGCCTGTCTTGCGTCGCTGCCGGAAGCGGCGCGTTCCCTCGCCTGCGAAATCATCGTGGTCGATAACGCTTCGACGGATGGCAGCGTCGAGATGGTGCGCACGACATTCCCGCATGTGCGCCTGATCGCCCTGCCGGAGAACGTGGGGTTTGCGCGCGCCAACAACCTGGGGTTCGCCCAGGCGCAGGGGCGTTACTTTCTCCTGCTGAACCCGGACACCTGGCTGCCATCGGGCGCGCTGGACGACATGGTGGCGCTGATGGATCAGATGCCCGACACCGGCATCCTCGGTCCGCGGCTGCTGAACGCCGATGGCAGCCTTCAGCCGTCGTGCAGTCATTTCCCGACGCTGCTGAACATTGCGCTGGAGAGTTGGGGTATCAGTCGCCTTGCGCCGCAGAACCAGTGGCTGGCGCGGTTCAAGATGACGTACTGGGGGCACGATGACGCGCGCGACGTCGATCAACCGTCCGGCGCCTGCCTGCTGGTGCGCCGTGAAGCCTGGCAGAGCGCCGGTCCGCTCGACGAACGCTTCTTCATGTACTTCGAGGAAGTTGATCTGTGCTGGCGCGTGCGGCGGGCGGGATGGCGGATCCGCTTCACGCCGACGCCGCAGATCACGCACTACGGCGGTCAGAGTTCGCTCCAGAACCTGGATGCGCGAATCACGCAACGGTACGCCAGTCTGTTGATCTTCTTCCGCAAGCACTACGGCGCGCTGACAACGGGTGCGCTCTGCGTTGCGCTTGCGCCGGCGATCCTGTTGCGCGCATGCCTGACGACCGTGCGCGCCATGCTGGCAGGTCAGCGGCGACAGTGGGACTACGCCGTGCAGTACTGGCGCGTAACGGCTTATGTGTGCAGGTTGGCGATCGGTATGCAGTAA
- a CDS encoding sugar transferase — MYRRHLKRVFDLCVASIALVAFAPLLLILAALVRIQLGAPVIFRQQRPGLHGRPFTLLKFRSMTDARDAEGNLLPDEQRLTPFGRFLRSSSLDELPELINVIRGDMSLVGPRPLLMEYLGRYTPEQMRRHEVRPGITGWAQVNGRNAISWDQKFVLDVWYVDHLSFWLDLRILALTILRVAQRDGISQRGCATTTIFQGTSEGGYQ, encoded by the coding sequence ATGTATCGCCGTCATCTGAAGCGTGTGTTCGATCTCTGCGTCGCCAGCATTGCGCTGGTTGCATTCGCGCCGTTGCTGTTGATCCTGGCGGCGCTGGTGCGGATACAACTGGGTGCGCCGGTGATCTTTCGCCAGCAGCGTCCGGGGCTGCACGGACGACCATTCACGCTGCTGAAGTTTCGCAGCATGACCGATGCGCGTGATGCGGAAGGCAACCTGCTGCCAGACGAGCAACGCCTGACGCCGTTCGGTCGTTTTTTGCGCAGCAGCAGCCTCGATGAACTGCCGGAACTGATCAATGTGATCCGCGGCGATATGAGCCTGGTAGGACCACGCCCGCTGCTGATGGAGTATCTGGGTCGCTACACCCCTGAGCAGATGCGCCGGCACGAGGTGCGTCCCGGCATCACCGGATGGGCGCAGGTCAACGGACGGAACGCAATCAGTTGGGATCAGAAATTCGTGCTGGATGTCTGGTATGTCGATCATCTCTCGTTCTGGCTCGATCTGCGCATCCTGGCATTGACGATCTTGCGGGTTGCGCAGCGTGACGGGATCAGCCAGCGTGGGTGCGCCACAACGACCATATTTCAGGGAACATCGGAAGGCGGGTACCAATGA
- a CDS encoding acetyltransferase — MKRVLIIGAGGHAQVVADILLRMHEAGANLLPIGYLDDNPHLFGEWRLGLPILGPLAVIDAIEHDALVIGIGDNQTRKAIYERLAACGKQFTVACHPSAIIARDAIIGAGTVIAARAVVNASARVGVNVILNSGSIVEHHNCIGAHAHIAPGSTLGGGVVVGEGALIGIGATVLPQCTIGAWSVVGGGALVTSAVDDHLVVTGIPARPHMTVPRNGHPRHRRAHVRV, encoded by the coding sequence ATGAAGCGTGTATTGATCATTGGCGCTGGCGGGCATGCGCAGGTGGTCGCCGACATTCTGCTGCGGATGCACGAAGCGGGCGCCAATCTGTTGCCGATCGGGTACCTCGACGATAATCCGCACCTCTTCGGCGAATGGCGATTGGGGTTGCCGATCCTCGGTCCGCTCGCTGTCATTGACGCGATTGAACACGATGCGCTGGTGATCGGGATCGGCGATAACCAGACGCGCAAGGCGATCTATGAACGTCTGGCTGCGTGTGGTAAGCAGTTCACGGTTGCGTGTCACCCATCGGCAATTATTGCGCGTGATGCCATCATCGGTGCGGGAACGGTTATTGCTGCGCGCGCCGTCGTGAATGCGAGTGCGCGCGTCGGCGTAAACGTTATTCTCAACAGCGGAAGCATTGTCGAGCATCATAACTGCATCGGCGCCCACGCTCACATTGCGCCGGGATCAACCCTCGGCGGCGGCGTTGTGGTCGGCGAAGGGGCGCTGATCGGCATCGGCGCAACCGTGCTGCCACAGTGCACGATTGGCGCGTGGAGTGTGGTTGGCGGCGGTGCGCTGGTGACCTCGGCGGTTGATGATCACCTTGTGGTCACCGGCATCCCGGCTCGACCGCATATGACTGTCCCGCGCAACGGACATCCCCGTCATCGGCGCGCCCACGTGCGGGTATAA
- a CDS encoding glycosyltransferase family 4 protein, which yields MGLRRAVLARNGLCVQVGDRYAVMPEEAMKVLFLTRYSQRGGSSRYMVHQYLPAYAQAGMTCTVAPLFDDRYFDFGVLDRPTGIGEIARHSLYYARRVLLRLRALIDSHRYDLVVLEKELFPYVPYGFEEWLRRRGAKLVVLFDDATYAYYRQHPFPLVRLLCRGKIERIVRGATHVIVWNDHLAGYMRRLNPRVSVVNSGVDITRYPPKDYRAPRTTDRLVIGWIGTPNGFPYLRSLETVFAELAQQYPIELHVISSMAYSSAHVQVVNRTWSMQTEVQHLHDLDIGVMPLPNDEWTQGKSGVKAVQYLAVGVPAVCSPVGVARRLITHNVNGMLADHPTAWRCALTRLLDDPDLRERMGMAGRATVIQSYSTQSVAPRLVDILLQAGRSA from the coding sequence GTGGGACTACGCCGTGCAGTACTGGCGCGTAACGGCTTATGTGTGCAGGTTGGCGATCGGTATGCAGTAATGCCAGAGGAAGCGATGAAGGTGCTCTTTCTCACACGCTACAGTCAGAGAGGCGGCAGCAGTCGCTACATGGTGCATCAGTATCTGCCAGCGTATGCACAGGCCGGCATGACCTGCACGGTCGCGCCCCTGTTCGACGACCGCTACTTCGATTTTGGCGTGCTTGATCGTCCGACAGGGATCGGGGAAATTGCGCGTCACAGCCTGTACTATGCACGCCGCGTTCTGCTGCGGTTGCGAGCGCTGATCGATTCACACCGCTACGACCTGGTCGTGCTCGAAAAGGAACTGTTCCCGTATGTGCCGTATGGCTTCGAGGAATGGCTGCGGCGGCGTGGTGCGAAACTTGTTGTGCTGTTCGATGATGCCACATATGCGTACTATCGACAGCATCCATTTCCCCTGGTGCGCCTCCTCTGTCGCGGCAAGATCGAACGCATCGTGCGCGGCGCCACGCACGTGATCGTCTGGAACGACCATCTGGCAGGGTATATGCGCCGCCTGAATCCGCGCGTTTCGGTGGTGAACAGCGGGGTTGACATCACCCGCTATCCGCCGAAGGATTACCGCGCACCTCGCACGACGGATCGACTGGTCATCGGCTGGATCGGCACGCCGAATGGTTTTCCCTACCTCCGCTCATTGGAGACGGTCTTTGCCGAACTGGCGCAGCAGTATCCCATCGAACTGCACGTGATCAGTTCGATGGCGTACAGCAGCGCACATGTGCAGGTAGTCAACCGCACATGGAGTATGCAGACCGAAGTGCAGCATCTCCACGACCTGGACATTGGCGTGATGCCGTTGCCGAATGATGAGTGGACGCAGGGCAAGAGCGGCGTCAAAGCTGTGCAGTACCTGGCGGTCGGCGTCCCGGCGGTCTGTTCACCGGTCGGCGTGGCGCGCCGGTTGATTACCCACAATGTGAACGGGATGCTGGCAGACCACCCGACTGCGTGGCGCTGCGCATTGACGCGATTGCTCGACGATCCAGACCTGCGGGAGCGCATGGGCATGGCGGGTCGCGCGACGGTCATTCAATCGTATTCCACTCAATCAGTTGCGCCGCGTCTGGTCGATATCCTGCTCCAGGCAGGGCGCAGTGCATAG
- a CDS encoding O-antigen ligase family protein, which yields MNRLSALVAPETIRTGSALLIGLTVAPLVGVLAATQPVLLLLLLSVAVWVFLVLRSDSSALFVLGAAAPLLYLIDMRSALFSQAILALYGVAFIHAAHQIVHQPEAKRWDWRLAILVIAWGVIVVLAERELFSEGLSLRRFIVATIGMLPYLWFGMAAPRITGKQAHVLLAGITTGAIITAAAFLLNSRTLTEGLQGRDAWIDTYTIIGSLKNSLGLLWVIGWILLIGWRTRGGWAIKAPLLAVVLAAILFSFSRSSYMALIAATLLLYRGRSSALWLAIGAIGAFVLFGLPEAVWARLEMTWSPIRGFDPSAEARIELWIAAINAFLSAPLTGIGWGKFSDYLVRTGQAPAAAGQAVYDLAYAHNYILSAFAMLGFGGGVLSVSVFLAAWQRTRALIARQVHLARLVQAAVLAVVIASLFGEPLFDPVLSFVFVLILACLVRQESEQ from the coding sequence ATGAACAGGTTATCCGCGCTCGTCGCGCCTGAAACTATCCGGACAGGATCGGCGTTGCTGATCGGATTGACTGTCGCACCACTGGTCGGGGTGCTGGCAGCGACACAGCCAGTGCTGCTGCTGTTGTTGCTGAGCGTCGCGGTATGGGTGTTCCTGGTGTTGCGCAGCGACAGCAGTGCTCTCTTCGTGCTCGGCGCTGCGGCGCCACTCCTGTACCTGATCGATATGCGCAGTGCGCTCTTCAGCCAGGCGATCCTGGCGCTCTACGGCGTGGCATTCATCCACGCAGCGCATCAGATCGTCCATCAACCGGAAGCGAAGCGCTGGGACTGGCGACTGGCGATTCTCGTTATCGCCTGGGGCGTGATCGTTGTGCTGGCTGAGCGCGAGCTTTTCAGCGAAGGATTAAGTCTGCGCCGCTTCATTGTTGCCACCATTGGGATGCTCCCCTATCTCTGGTTCGGGATGGCGGCACCACGGATCACAGGGAAACAGGCACACGTGCTGCTCGCCGGGATCACAACCGGCGCAATCATCACGGCTGCCGCGTTTCTGCTCAATTCGCGCACGCTGACCGAAGGGCTTCAGGGGCGCGATGCCTGGATCGATACCTACACCATTATCGGGAGCCTGAAGAACTCGCTCGGACTATTGTGGGTCATCGGATGGATACTCCTGATCGGATGGCGCACCAGAGGAGGTTGGGCGATCAAGGCGCCATTGCTCGCCGTGGTACTGGCTGCCATCCTGTTCTCGTTCAGTCGCTCTTCATATATGGCGTTGATCGCTGCCACGCTGCTGCTGTACCGGGGACGCTCCTCTGCCCTGTGGCTCGCCATCGGTGCAATAGGCGCTTTCGTGCTGTTCGGCTTGCCTGAAGCAGTGTGGGCGCGCCTTGAAATGACCTGGTCGCCGATACGCGGGTTCGATCCATCGGCGGAAGCGCGCATCGAGTTGTGGATTGCTGCGATCAACGCTTTTCTCTCGGCGCCGCTGACGGGCATTGGTTGGGGGAAGTTCAGCGACTACCTGGTGCGCACCGGTCAGGCGCCGGCAGCCGCCGGGCAGGCAGTGTATGACCTCGCATACGCTCACAACTATATTCTGAGCGCATTTGCAATGCTTGGCTTCGGCGGTGGCGTATTGAGCGTGAGCGTTTTTCTCGCTGCGTGGCAACGCACACGCGCACTCATTGCCCGTCAGGTTCATCTGGCGCGGTTGGTGCAGGCAGCAGTGCTGGCGGTCGTGATAGCATCGTTGTTTGGCGAACCGCTGTTCGATCCTGTTCTTTCGTTCGTATTTGTGCTGATCCTGGCATGCCTGGTCAGGCAGGAAAGTGAGCAGTGA
- a CDS encoding glycosyltransferase, whose translation MSRSLRIVHIVGSAFAGGWAFHPLCLLRDAGHNVFLICPEEGPLPERARAAGIPTRIEPFPRRIRHARSAAAYIARVASWLRRERIDVVHNHLAPTNVWGRLAARVAGVPVRLTQWPGPLPLEIPVSRRIEMALAPLDSAIIAASTATRRIYEACGVMRGRIRLIYYGFPFDPFDPTLDGAPIRREFGIAPDAPLVTMIAYMYSPMKERSLRGLNVFDGIGLKGHEILIEAAAHMRASLPDVRFLIVGDALAPGEAENYKQKLYRMVADLDLQQTVLFAGKRTDIPAILAASDVAAVPSLSENVGGAVEPLLMERPVVASAVGGLPDVVRNGETGCLVPPRDPQALAGALLHTLTLPATARRAMGRRGRAIVQELFDLNKTVGQTMHLYEELLSAPAMRGLRWARR comes from the coding sequence ATGTCCCGGTCATTACGAATCGTCCATATCGTTGGAAGCGCCTTTGCCGGTGGATGGGCGTTCCATCCACTCTGCCTGCTGCGCGACGCCGGGCACAATGTCTTCCTCATCTGCCCGGAAGAAGGTCCGCTGCCGGAACGGGCGCGTGCAGCCGGCATACCGACGCGGATCGAACCGTTTCCGCGCCGCATCCGGCATGCGCGCAGCGCTGCGGCGTATATCGCGCGTGTGGCGTCCTGGTTGCGCCGTGAGCGGATCGATGTCGTGCACAACCACCTGGCGCCGACCAATGTGTGGGGGCGTCTGGCAGCGCGTGTGGCGGGTGTTCCGGTGCGCCTGACCCAGTGGCCTGGTCCGTTGCCGCTCGAAATTCCTGTGTCGCGGCGGATCGAGATGGCGCTGGCGCCGCTCGACAGTGCAATTATCGCAGCCAGCACCGCAACCCGGCGCATCTATGAGGCATGCGGCGTGATGCGCGGACGGATCCGCCTGATCTACTACGGCTTTCCGTTCGACCCGTTCGATCCAACGCTTGACGGCGCTCCGATCCGGCGCGAGTTCGGCATTGCACCAGATGCGCCGCTGGTGACGATGATTGCCTATATGTACTCTCCCATGAAGGAGCGTTCGTTGCGCGGGCTGAATGTCTTCGACGGGATCGGGCTGAAAGGGCACGAAATCCTGATCGAGGCGGCAGCGCACATGCGCGCGTCACTGCCCGATGTGCGCTTCCTGATCGTCGGCGATGCGCTGGCGCCGGGTGAGGCGGAGAATTACAAACAGAAGTTGTACCGGATGGTTGCCGACCTGGATCTCCAGCAGACGGTGCTATTTGCCGGGAAACGCACCGATATTCCGGCGATCCTGGCGGCGAGCGACGTGGCGGCCGTGCCATCGCTTTCGGAGAATGTCGGCGGCGCGGTCGAACCGTTGCTGATGGAGCGACCGGTGGTTGCCAGCGCCGTCGGTGGGTTGCCCGACGTGGTGCGCAACGGTGAAACCGGCTGCCTGGTTCCGCCACGCGACCCACAGGCGCTGGCGGGTGCGCTGCTGCATACCCTGACCCTGCCTGCCACTGCGCGGCGCGCGATGGGGCGCAGGGGACGGGCAATTGTCCAGGAGTTGTTCGACCTGAACAAAACCGTCGGGCAAACCATGCACCTGTACGAGGAACTGTTGAGTGCTCCTGCAATGAGAGGTCTGCGATGGGCGCGCCGCTGA
- a CDS encoding glycosyltransferase family 4 protein, with protein MTLRVAHITTVDQSLRYLLLNQMRSIAQAGYEVTGISAPGSDVPVIESMGIRHIAVPLTRRLTPFADLRALVHLYRIFRREQFTIVHTHTPKPGLLGQLAARMAGAPVVVNTIHGFYFHEHMPPAQRRFYIAMERIAARCSDLILSQSREDLDTAIRLGICPRERIQLLGNGIDIQRFDRNRVDPATLAHLRSTLGLPPDVPVIGFVGRLVVEKGILELARAVQQVQSRFGPVTLLIVGGVDREKAGALNHEDIQAAAGTATCIFAGVRQDMPDMYALMDVFALPSYREGFPRAPMEASAMGVPCVVTNVRGCREAVEHERNGLIVPLRDVDALAEALISLLRDHDRRRAMGDAGRRMAHEQFDERLVFQRVLAAYHRLLHEKGVQASESAATGKA; from the coding sequence ATGACCCTGCGGGTGGCGCATATCACAACGGTCGATCAGTCGCTGCGCTATCTGCTGCTCAACCAGATGCGCAGCATCGCTCAGGCGGGCTATGAGGTGACCGGCATCTCCGCGCCGGGGAGCGACGTTCCGGTTATTGAGTCGATGGGCATCCGCCACATCGCTGTCCCCCTCACGCGACGCCTGACGCCCTTCGCCGATCTGCGCGCGCTGGTGCATCTGTACCGCATCTTTCGACGAGAACAATTCACGATTGTGCACACTCATACCCCCAAACCGGGACTGCTGGGACAACTGGCGGCGCGCATGGCGGGGGCGCCGGTGGTGGTCAACACCATCCACGGCTTTTATTTTCACGAGCACATGCCGCCTGCGCAGCGGCGCTTCTACATTGCAATGGAACGCATCGCAGCTCGTTGCTCCGATCTCATCCTCTCGCAGAGCCGCGAGGACCTGGATACCGCCATCCGGCTGGGCATCTGTCCACGCGAGCGCATTCAGCTGCTCGGCAACGGCATCGATATCCAGCGCTTTGATCGGAACCGGGTCGATCCAGCAACCCTGGCGCACCTGCGCTCGACGCTGGGATTGCCGCCGGACGTCCCGGTGATCGGGTTCGTCGGGCGATTGGTGGTCGAAAAGGGTATTCTCGAACTGGCGCGCGCCGTTCAGCAGGTACAGTCGCGCTTTGGTCCGGTAACACTGCTGATCGTCGGCGGCGTTGATCGAGAAAAAGCAGGGGCGCTCAACCACGAGGACATTCAGGCGGCTGCGGGAACGGCGACATGCATCTTCGCCGGGGTTCGCCAGGATATGCCCGACATGTATGCATTGATGGACGTATTTGCGCTACCTTCGTACCGTGAAGGATTTCCGCGCGCGCCGATGGAGGCGTCGGCGATGGGAGTCCCGTGCGTGGTTACCAATGTGCGCGGTTGTCGCGAGGCGGTGGAGCACGAACGCAACGGGCTGATCGTGCCGCTGCGTGACGTGGATGCGCTGGCGGAGGCGTTGATCAGCCTGTTGCGCGATCACGACCGACGCAGGGCGATGGGTGATGCCGGACGCAGGATGGCGCATGAGCAGTTTGACGAACGGCTGGTGTTTCAACGGGTTCTTGCCGCATACCATCGGCTCCTGCACGAAAAAGGCGTCCAGGCGTCGGAGAGCGCGGCGACCGGCAAGGCATAG